A stretch of Synechococcus sp. WH 8020 DNA encodes these proteins:
- a CDS encoding efflux RND transporter periplasmic adaptor subunit: MILRLQSPRQASNKQYPLRLLCLSFGFLIVGCGAQSKAPQSLPLYADTIVKNNFRQVVNAEGIIGDNNYVPFKPSESGIVTQVLIKAGQKVQKGQVMLVLDHKKEAAALDTARAKAQEAKIESARYKLLADQGAASREDAEEKKVGAIAAANTAIEKEVQLSYRYIKAPFDGVVGSGFIVNVGTYVNQGDQIMSLVNNDELFVSMNVPSGQAKSIQLGQAARIYSAGSDLALAEGQVDYVAPFLDYKIEGDSGSPLNTLTVQASFSNVQVGLKPGELSRVEIQTGVRSLPAIPTGAISMKAQQAFVFKLIPVKTFLGLNKLDEKQSKPLKALPPNSLIAVESPVALGELQDNQFPVLKGLVAGDKVATSQIKILSSGMPVKILPNLPGK; encoded by the coding sequence TTGGTTTTTTAATCGTTGGCTGTGGTGCTCAATCAAAAGCGCCTCAGTCCCTGCCTCTTTATGCGGATACGATTGTGAAAAATAACTTTAGACAGGTGGTGAATGCTGAAGGAATTATAGGAGATAATAATTATGTTCCATTCAAACCCTCGGAAAGCGGAATCGTTACTCAAGTCTTGATTAAGGCTGGTCAAAAGGTCCAGAAGGGACAGGTTATGCTGGTTTTAGATCATAAAAAAGAGGCTGCAGCTCTGGATACTGCTAGGGCCAAAGCGCAGGAAGCAAAGATTGAATCTGCTCGATATAAATTGTTAGCAGATCAAGGTGCTGCTTCGCGTGAAGATGCTGAAGAAAAAAAAGTTGGCGCAATTGCTGCGGCTAATACGGCCATTGAAAAGGAGGTTCAATTGAGCTACCGATATATCAAAGCACCCTTTGATGGTGTTGTTGGATCTGGCTTTATCGTCAATGTTGGCACTTATGTAAATCAAGGAGATCAGATTATGAGCCTTGTTAATAATGATGAGCTTTTTGTGTCTATGAATGTGCCGTCAGGTCAGGCAAAATCTATTCAATTGGGCCAAGCCGCGCGTATCTATTCGGCGGGGTCGGATTTGGCTCTTGCTGAGGGGCAAGTTGATTATGTTGCTCCTTTTTTAGATTATAAAATTGAAGGTGATTCTGGTAGTCCATTGAATACATTGACAGTTCAGGCTTCGTTCTCAAACGTACAGGTTGGCCTTAAACCTGGTGAGTTGTCGCGAGTAGAAATTCAAACAGGAGTACGCAGCTTGCCTGCCATTCCTACGGGGGCAATCTCAATGAAAGCACAACAAGCCTTTGTGTTTAAATTGATTCCTGTTAAGACTTTTCTTGGCTTGAATAAGCTTGACGAAAAACAAAGTAAACCGCTGAAGGCATTGCCTCCAAATTCTTTAATTGCTGTTGAATCGCCTGTTGCTTTAGGAGAGCTCCAGGACAACCAATTTCCTGTGCTCAAGGGATTAGTGGCTGGCGACAAGGTTGCAACTAGTCAGATCAAAATATTGAGTAGTGGAATGCCAGTCAAAATTCTCCCAAATCTTCCAGGGAAGTGA